In Aquimarina spinulae, a single window of DNA contains:
- a CDS encoding T9SS type A sorting domain-containing protein encodes MIVLTQKKWVCSCIALLMLTLSLQAQEVIIPDARFKQALLRNHNIDTNNNGKIEVSEAQAYTGTITVSGGPISNLIGIDAFKNITGLSISKTSIRELDLSKNTKLKTLVFYKNYKVTDLDLSKNTKLIDIDCSYNKLESLMILSRDLITLNCNYNRLSSLFLPNSRKLQRLYCNNNRITELKLSRQKELKYLLCGSNKLKQLDISKNTKLEKFYCPFNKLTSLNAGKNTKLNYLSCGSNSLTSLNVSKNTKLNKLLCFNNKLKNLDVSKNTSLTLLSCNDNNLTSLNVSKNTKLEILACSRNSIKSLNVSKNIKLEQLFCMENKLTSLNVSKSPKLKSLYCSTNKLKSLDVSKNTKLEKLYCQVNNLTSLIASNNSKLDYMDARQNSIDCIVGHPANGATWLKDPETEFCPEKSRTAKKEELHQKEITTYPNPVQNILYIQTGQVEKSPVTIALTTLKNGRSRAIKRIPDNKGVVSIDMSAYKTGLYTIKIITKDRVITRKIVKQ; translated from the coding sequence ATGATCGTATTAACACAAAAAAAATGGGTGTGTAGCTGTATTGCACTACTAATGCTTACCCTCTCATTACAAGCGCAGGAAGTTATTATTCCTGATGCCCGATTTAAACAAGCATTATTACGAAATCATAATATTGACACCAATAACAACGGCAAAATAGAAGTTAGCGAAGCCCAGGCATATACAGGCACTATAACTGTTTCTGGTGGTCCCATATCTAATCTTATTGGTATTGATGCTTTTAAGAATATTACAGGTTTATCGATTAGCAAAACTAGTATCAGAGAACTCGATCTTAGCAAAAACACCAAATTAAAAACATTAGTATTCTATAAAAACTATAAAGTAACCGACTTAGATCTTAGCAAGAACACCAAATTAATAGATATAGATTGTAGCTATAATAAATTAGAATCACTAATGATACTTAGCCGTGATTTGATCACATTAAATTGTAATTATAATAGACTAAGCAGCTTGTTTCTGCCGAATAGCAGAAAATTACAGAGATTATATTGTAATAATAATAGGATAACCGAACTAAAACTAAGCAGACAAAAAGAATTAAAATACCTGCTTTGCGGTAGCAATAAACTAAAGCAGTTGGATATAAGTAAGAATACTAAATTAGAGAAATTTTATTGTCCTTTTAACAAACTAACAAGCCTAAATGCAGGTAAGAATACTAAGTTAAATTACCTGTCTTGTGGCAGCAATAGCCTAACAAGTCTAAATGTAAGTAAGAATACTAAATTGAATAAATTACTTTGTTTTAACAATAAATTAAAGAATCTAGACGTGAGTAAAAATACTTCTTTGACGCTATTATCATGTAATGATAATAATCTAACTAGTCTAAACGTGAGCAAAAACACCAAATTGGAGATTCTGGCATGTAGTCGTAACTCTATAAAAAGCCTGAACGTAAGCAAAAACATCAAATTGGAGCAATTATTTTGCATGGAGAATAAATTAACAAGTCTAAATGTAAGTAAGAGTCCTAAATTGAAGAGTTTATATTGTTCTACTAATAAATTAAAGAGCTTAGACGTAAGTAAAAATACTAAACTAGAGAAACTATATTGCCAAGTCAATAACCTAACCAGCCTAATAGCATCCAATAATAGTAAATTAGACTATATGGATGCTCGACAAAATTCTATTGATTGTATCGTAGGACATCCAGCAAATGGAGCTACATGGTTAAAAGATCCTGAAACAGAATTTTGTCCAGAAAAATCCAGAACAGCAAAAAAAGAAGAGCTGCATCAAAAAGAGATCACAACTTATCCTAACCCGGTTCAAAATATACTGTATATACAAACTGGTCAGGTAGAAAAATCACCTGTAACCATAGCGTTAACAACATTAAAAAATGGGAGAAGTAGAGCTATAAAACGTATCCCAGATAACAAAGGCGTAGTCTCTATTGATATGAGCGCCTACAAAACAGGATTGTATACTATAAAAATAATAACCAAGGATAGAGTGATCACTCGTAAAATAGTAAAGCAATAA
- a CDS encoding glycoside hydrolase family 113 encodes MKTIFLLLLAFIFCTCSGQGPKINGVSFVGSPEEITAAEVDPVVEVNANWAAVMPFGFIKNLESPTVVFNIERQWWGERRDGAKKTIELLQDREIKVMLKPQIWVWRGEFTGNISMKSEKDWKTLEKSYEDFILLYAVLAEEMKVPILCIGTELHTFVQKRPGFWNQLIPKIRSVYKGELTYAENWDQFDKAPFWDQLDYIGVDAYFPISHSKTPTVEELKKGWQKHKNDIITIQTKMKKPVLFTEYGYRSVHFTGKEPWDSSRFDGKVDLEGQNNALTALYQEFWNEPWFAGGFLWKWYHNHSKVGGERNNRFTIQNKPSEQLIKEFYSTKK; translated from the coding sequence ATGAAAACTATTTTTCTACTGTTGTTAGCCTTTATTTTTTGTACGTGTTCTGGGCAAGGACCTAAGATTAATGGAGTTAGTTTTGTAGGTTCCCCAGAGGAGATTACTGCTGCAGAGGTTGATCCTGTTGTAGAAGTCAATGCCAATTGGGCTGCAGTTATGCCTTTTGGATTTATAAAAAACTTAGAGTCTCCCACTGTAGTTTTTAATATCGAGAGGCAATGGTGGGGAGAGCGAAGAGATGGAGCCAAAAAAACGATTGAGTTATTGCAAGATAGAGAAATTAAGGTGATGCTAAAACCTCAAATTTGGGTGTGGAGAGGAGAGTTTACTGGTAACATTAGTATGAAATCTGAAAAAGACTGGAAAACACTCGAAAAATCATATGAAGATTTTATACTACTCTACGCAGTATTGGCAGAAGAAATGAAGGTTCCTATACTTTGTATTGGTACAGAGTTGCATACGTTTGTTCAGAAAAGACCTGGGTTTTGGAATCAATTGATCCCTAAAATACGATCGGTTTATAAAGGAGAATTAACCTATGCAGAAAATTGGGATCAGTTTGATAAAGCACCCTTTTGGGATCAATTGGATTATATAGGTGTAGATGCCTATTTTCCGATTTCTCATAGTAAAACACCAACGGTAGAAGAGCTTAAGAAGGGATGGCAAAAACATAAAAATGATATTATCACAATACAAACCAAAATGAAGAAACCTGTTTTATTTACAGAATACGGTTATCGAAGTGTTCATTTTACAGGAAAAGAACCCTGGGATTCTAGCCGTTTTGATGGTAAAGTTGATCTCGAAGGGCAAAATAATGCATTGACTGCTTTGTATCAGGAATTCTGGAACGAACCTTGGTTTGCAGGAGGATTTCTTTGGAAATGGTACCATAATCACAGTAAAGTTGGAGGAGAACGTAATAATCGATTTACGATACAAAATAAACCTTCAGAACAACTAATAAAAGAGTTTTACTCAACAAAAAAATGA
- a CDS encoding FtsQ-type POTRA domain-containing protein translates to MNFSRIAFFIFFTTCVAFGQNRVVSEIHIQGNKKTKTSAITKLTNIEQGKALDSLQIEADIRRLKRLPSIAHAYYEVYEKEEGYEVVYGIEENFTIIPSANLYTTNNDEFAFRVGLYEFNLFGQNIVLGGLYQNDIYSSYGANLRAPFLFSKKLGIAFNYSNLTTEEPVFLENGTADYKYNNTSYEVLGLYQFNLQNRIELGVNYFNEDYTYKRGATEAGIPQDFDVNKLLYKLIYEYDNLDYDYQYVSGFKSTLNAQYVVSTENVLPDFLIGWNDFLYHKRIGKKGNWSSRLRLGLASNDDSPFAPFAVDNNLNIRGVGNTIDRGTGVIVLNTEYRHTLYEKDWFVLQSNVFVDGGSWRNPGGDFGDFGDSQNFRIYPGVGLRLMHKRIFNAIFRIDYGHGVTDDATKGFVFGIGQYF, encoded by the coding sequence ATGAATTTTTCTCGAATAGCTTTTTTCATATTTTTTACTACTTGTGTTGCCTTTGGGCAAAATAGAGTGGTTTCCGAAATTCATATACAAGGAAATAAAAAGACCAAAACTTCGGCTATCACAAAACTCACCAATATTGAGCAAGGCAAAGCCCTAGATTCTTTACAGATCGAGGCAGATATTAGAAGATTAAAAAGATTACCTTCTATTGCACATGCCTATTATGAGGTGTATGAAAAAGAAGAAGGCTATGAGGTAGTTTACGGAATAGAAGAGAATTTTACGATCATTCCTTCTGCCAATCTCTATACAACCAATAATGATGAGTTCGCTTTTAGAGTAGGATTATATGAGTTTAATTTATTTGGCCAAAATATAGTTCTGGGAGGATTGTATCAAAATGATATTTATAGCTCTTATGGAGCAAATCTAAGAGCCCCATTTTTATTTAGTAAGAAATTAGGGATCGCCTTTAATTATAGTAATCTTACTACCGAAGAACCCGTGTTTCTAGAAAATGGTACTGCAGATTATAAGTATAACAATACCTCGTATGAAGTATTAGGGTTATATCAGTTTAATCTTCAGAATCGTATTGAATTGGGTGTGAATTATTTTAATGAAGATTATACGTACAAACGCGGTGCTACTGAAGCAGGAATACCACAAGATTTTGATGTTAATAAGCTATTATATAAACTAATATACGAATATGATAACCTAGATTATGATTACCAATATGTATCGGGATTTAAAAGCACATTAAATGCACAATACGTAGTGAGTACCGAAAACGTTTTACCCGATTTTCTTATCGGGTGGAATGATTTTTTATACCATAAAAGAATAGGTAAAAAAGGAAATTGGTCTTCCAGATTACGATTAGGATTAGCAAGCAATGATGATTCCCCATTTGCGCCGTTTGCAGTAGATAATAATCTTAATATTAGAGGAGTTGGTAACACTATTGATCGAGGAACGGGAGTGATTGTCCTTAATACCGAGTATAGACACACATTATATGAGAAAGATTGGTTTGTGTTGCAAAGTAATGTTTTTGTAGATGGAGGAAGTTGGCGTAATCCCGGAGGAGATTTTGGAGATTTTGGAGATTCTCAAAATTTTAGAATATATCCTGGTGTGGGTTTACGTCTTATGCATAAACGAATTTTTAATGCCATTTTTAGAATTGATTATGGGCATGGAGTTACAGACGATGCTACCAAAGGATTTGTATTTGGGATAGGGCAATATTTTTAA
- a CDS encoding T9SS type A sorting domain-containing protein has protein sequence MIVPTHKEWICCIALLILTLSLQAQEVIIPNPLFKKALLEDHNIDTNNNGKIEISEAEAYTDFIYINNNLIFNINGINAFKNITSLSIKNTSIRRIDLSKNTKLKTLVFYKNFNVTTLDLSKNTKLDYIDCYRNNLRSLTVLSPNLKTLRCGGNKLTKLSLPNSGKLEYLTCYNNSITELKLNNLNKLEVLYCYKNKLKHLDLSKNTKLKSLRCDDNKLENLSIDKNIKLKSLGCSDNKLKSLNVRKNTKLWQLYASTNKLTSLDVSKNTSLEYFICANNKLTHLNTDKNIELKQLDCNTNNIKSLSVRKNTKLEKLYCQDNNLTVLIASNNSKLNYMDARQNSIDCILGHPANGATWKKDPETEFCQKKPIVISRTAKKEELYQKESITYPNPVQNILYIQTGQVEKSPATITLTALNNGKSNTKKRIPNSKGVVSINMSAYKTGLYTIKIITKDRVITRKIAKQ, from the coding sequence ATGATAGTACCAACACACAAAGAATGGATATGCTGTATTGCATTACTTATACTTACCCTCTCGCTACAAGCCCAGGAAGTTATTATTCCTAATCCCCTTTTTAAAAAAGCATTACTAGAAGATCACAATATTGACACCAATAACAATGGTAAAATAGAAATTAGCGAAGCCGAGGCATATACAGATTTTATTTATATTAATAACAATTTAATATTCAATATTAATGGCATTAATGCTTTTAAAAATATTACAAGTTTATCAATTAAAAATACCAGCATCAGAAGAATTGATCTTAGCAAAAACACTAAGTTAAAAACATTAGTATTCTATAAAAACTTCAACGTAACTACTTTAGATTTAAGTAAAAACACAAAATTAGATTACATAGATTGTTACAGAAATAACCTAAGATCTCTAACGGTACTCAGCCCCAACTTAAAGACACTACGCTGTGGTGGTAACAAGTTAACAAAGCTGAGCTTACCTAATAGCGGAAAATTAGAATATTTGACTTGTTATAATAACAGTATAACCGAACTAAAACTAAACAATCTAAATAAATTAGAAGTATTGTATTGTTATAAAAACAAACTAAAGCACTTAGATTTAAGTAAAAATACCAAATTAAAAAGTTTACGTTGTGATGATAACAAATTAGAAAATCTAAGTATAGATAAAAATATCAAATTAAAATCCTTAGGGTGTAGTGATAACAAATTAAAAAGCTTAAACGTAAGAAAGAACACTAAACTGTGGCAACTATATGCTTCTACTAATAAATTAACAAGTCTTGACGTAAGTAAAAACACTTCTTTGGAGTATTTTATATGTGCTAATAATAAACTAACCCACTTGAATACAGATAAGAATATCGAATTAAAACAGTTAGACTGTAATACCAATAACATAAAAAGTTTAAGCGTAAGAAAGAACACTAAACTAGAGAAACTATATTGCCAAGACAATAACCTAACTGTCCTGATAGCATCCAATAATAGTAAATTAAACTATATGGATGCTCGACAAAATTCTATTGATTGTATCTTGGGCCATCCAGCAAATGGAGCTACATGGAAAAAAGATCCTGAAACAGAATTTTGCCAAAAAAAGCCCATAGTTATTTCCAGAACAGCAAAAAAAGAAGAGCTGTATCAAAAAGAGAGCATAACCTATCCTAATCCGGTTCAAAATATACTGTACATACAAACTGGTCAGGTAGAAAAATCACCTGCCACTATAACCTTAACAGCATTAAACAACGGGAAAAGTAATACTAAAAAACGTATTCCAAATAGTAAAGGTGTAGTCTCTATTAATATGAGTGCCTACAAAACAGGATTGTATACTATAAAAATAATAACCAAGGATCGAGTGATCACTCGTAAAATAGCAAAGCAATAA
- a CDS encoding NAD(P)/FAD-dependent oxidoreductase: MEHIAIIGNGISGVTAARHIRKMSDKRITIISAETEYFFSRTALMYIYMGHMKFEHTQPYENWFWEKNRIELKNGFVSEVNHQANELVFASGEVMAYDKLIIAVGSKPNKFGWPGQDLDGVMGMYHKQDLENLEKHAPNNKVCNRAVIVGGGLIGIELAEMLHSRNIPVTFLVRENSFWDAVLPAGESGMINRHIQNHHIDLRLGVNLKEIVADDNGKVKAVVVQETGEVIDCNVVGLTPGVSPNVDFLKDSGIELGRGVKVNRFLETNIPNIYAIGDCAEQHEPIGNRRPIEAVWYTGRMMGETLAQTICGNKTEYKPGHWFNSAKFLDIEYQTYGWVFGRPKEYEQQFHWIHEDDTKCITVSYHKETAEFLGINTFGIRMRHEVFDRWLTEKRDVNYVMQHLAEANFDPEFYSVYESDILSAYKKSQLQTA, encoded by the coding sequence ATGGAACACATTGCAATTATCGGAAATGGAATTTCAGGAGTTACTGCTGCCAGGCATATACGTAAAATGTCTGACAAAAGAATCACTATCATATCTGCCGAGACCGAATATTTCTTTTCACGTACTGCTCTTATGTATATTTATATGGGACATATGAAATTCGAACATACTCAACCTTATGAAAACTGGTTTTGGGAGAAAAACAGAATCGAACTTAAAAATGGTTTTGTTTCCGAAGTTAATCATCAGGCTAATGAACTTGTATTTGCGAGCGGAGAGGTCATGGCATATGATAAACTTATTATTGCAGTAGGTTCTAAACCCAATAAATTTGGTTGGCCGGGTCAGGATCTTGATGGAGTCATGGGTATGTATCATAAACAAGACCTTGAAAATCTAGAAAAACACGCCCCCAATAATAAAGTATGTAACCGTGCTGTAATTGTTGGAGGAGGATTAATCGGTATAGAATTGGCAGAAATGCTTCATTCTCGTAATATTCCGGTTACATTTTTGGTACGCGAAAATAGTTTTTGGGATGCTGTCTTACCTGCTGGTGAAAGCGGAATGATTAATAGGCATATCCAAAATCATCATATAGACCTTAGATTAGGTGTAAACTTAAAAGAAATAGTTGCAGATGATAACGGTAAAGTTAAAGCTGTAGTCGTACAAGAAACAGGAGAAGTCATTGATTGTAATGTCGTTGGATTAACACCGGGTGTATCTCCTAATGTAGATTTCTTAAAAGATTCTGGTATCGAATTAGGTCGAGGTGTAAAAGTGAATAGATTTCTCGAAACCAATATCCCTAATATTTATGCTATTGGTGATTGTGCAGAACAACACGAACCCATAGGAAATCGCCGTCCTATTGAAGCCGTGTGGTATACCGGTCGTATGATGGGAGAAACACTAGCACAGACTATCTGCGGAAACAAAACCGAATACAAACCAGGACATTGGTTTAATAGTGCAAAATTTCTTGATATCGAATATCAAACTTATGGTTGGGTATTTGGTAGACCCAAAGAATACGAACAGCAGTTTCATTGGATACACGAGGATGATACCAAATGCATTACAGTATCCTATCATAAAGAAACCGCAGAGTTTTTAGGAATCAATACATTCGGAATCAGAATGCGACACGAAGTTTTTGATCGTTGGCTTACAGAAAAAAGAGATGTGAATTATGTGATGCAACATCTTGCAGAAGCCAATTTTGATCCAGAATTCTAT
- a CDS encoding T9SS type A sorting domain-containing protein: MIILTQKKWICSCIALVTLTLSLKAQEVIIPDTKFKQALLRNHNIDTNNNGKIEVSEAQAYTGTITVSGGPISNLIGIDAFKNITGLSISKTSIRELDLSKNTKLKTLAFNRNYKVTDLDLSKNTKLIDIRCNQNNLKSLTILSRDLIFLNCNFNKLSSLFLPNSRKLQKLYCRDNEITELKLSRQKELKEFSCSRNKITQLDISNSTKLEGLYCYNNKLKSLNISKNTKLEQLYCFNNKLKSLNISKNTKLKKLLCDNNKLTSLIASNNSKLDYMDARQNSIDCIVGHPANGATWLKDPETEFCPEKSRTAKKEELHQKEITTYPNPVQNILYIQTGQVEKSPVTIALTTLKNGRSRAIKRIPNNKGVVSINMSAYKTGLYTLKIITKDRVITRKIVKQ, from the coding sequence ATGATCATATTAACACAAAAAAAATGGATATGCAGCTGTATTGCATTAGTAACCCTTACCCTCTCACTAAAAGCGCAGGAAGTTATTATTCCTGATACTAAATTTAAACAAGCATTATTACGAAATCACAATATTGATACCAATAACAATGGCAAAATAGAAGTTAGCGAAGCTCAAGCGTATACCGGCACAATAACTGTCTCTGGCGGTCCAATATCTAATCTTATTGGTATTGATGCTTTTAAAAATATTACGGGTTTATCGATTAGCAAAACCAGTATCAGAGAACTCGATCTTAGCAAAAACACCAAATTAAAAACATTAGCATTTAATAGAAACTATAAAGTAACCGATTTAGATCTTAGCAAGAACACCAAATTAATAGATATACGATGTAACCAAAATAATCTAAAATCACTAACAATACTCAGCCGTGATTTGATCTTCTTAAATTGTAACTTTAATAAACTAAGTAGCTTGTTTCTGCCTAATAGCAGAAAATTACAGAAATTATATTGTAGAGATAATGAGATAACCGAACTAAAACTAAGCAGACAAAAAGAATTAAAAGAATTTTCTTGTTCTAGGAATAAAATAACACAATTAGATATAAGTAACAGTACTAAATTAGAAGGACTATATTGTTATAACAATAAATTAAAAAGCTTAAACATAAGTAAGAATACCAAATTGGAGCAATTATATTGCTTTAACAATAAATTAAAAAGCTTAAACATAAGCAAGAATACCAAATTGAAGAAATTACTTTGTGATAACAATAAATTAACCAGCCTAATAGCATCCAATAATAGTAAATTAGACTATATGGATGCTCGACAAAATTCTATTGATTGTATCGTAGGACATCCAGCAAATGGAGCTACATGGTTAAAAGATCCTGAAACAGAATTTTGTCCAGAAAAATCCAGAACAGCAAAAAAAGAAGAGCTGCATCAAAAAGAGATCACAACTTATCCTAACCCGGTTCAAAATATACTGTATATACAAACTGGTCAGGTAGAAAAATCACCTGTAACCATAGCGTTAACAACATTAAAAAATGGGAGAAGTAGAGCTATAAAACGTATCCCAAATAACAAAGGCGTAGTTTCTATTAATATGAGTGCTTACAAAACAGGATTGTATACTCTAAAAATAATAACCAAGGATCGAGTGATCACTCGTAAAATAGTAAAGCAATAA
- a CDS encoding DUF547 domain-containing protein, which yields MKKITMLLVLLSIQFGFSQSSTAFFTKADSFFKTYVSNGRVNYKSIKKNPSSLNELLEMAATIKVTTGKPKTYQAFYINAYNLAVIKGIVDKYPIKSPLDIKGFFDKTTYTLGGKKTTLNDLENKILRKNFPKEARFHFVLVCAGLGCPPIIPSAYKPSTLEDQLQRQTVKALNNPNFIKVKGNKVRLSQIFEWYKGDFTQNGSEVDFVNKFRKEKIPAKAKVSYYSYDWSLNQIK from the coding sequence ATGAAAAAAATAACAATGCTATTAGTTCTTCTCTCAATTCAATTTGGGTTTTCACAAAGTAGTACAGCGTTTTTTACTAAAGCAGATAGCTTTTTTAAAACCTATGTATCTAATGGGAGAGTTAACTATAAAAGTATTAAAAAGAATCCGTCTTCATTAAACGAATTATTAGAGATGGCTGCAACCATAAAAGTTACTACAGGCAAACCAAAAACCTACCAGGCTTTTTATATTAATGCGTATAACTTAGCAGTAATAAAAGGGATAGTAGATAAATACCCAATAAAATCACCATTAGACATCAAAGGTTTTTTTGATAAAACGACCTATACATTAGGAGGCAAAAAAACAACACTTAATGATCTGGAAAATAAGATCCTTCGCAAAAATTTTCCTAAGGAAGCTCGATTTCACTTTGTGTTAGTATGTGCAGGCCTCGGGTGTCCACCGATTATACCTTCGGCATATAAGCCTTCAACATTAGAAGATCAATTACAACGCCAAACGGTAAAAGCTTTAAATAACCCTAATTTTATTAAAGTGAAGGGTAATAAAGTACGGTTATCACAAATTTTTGAATGGTATAAGGGAGATTTTACTCAGAATGGATCAGAGGTAGATTTTGTAAATAAATTCCGAAAAGAGAAAATTCCGGCAAAGGCCAAAGTATCATATTACTCCTATGATTGGAGTTTAAATCAAATTAAATAA